From a single Streptomyces rubradiris genomic region:
- a CDS encoding S8 family serine peptidase: MTNESFDRRAGEGQFGLYDQSVRKRENAYTGKYLVLLDCQEEERGMAALRSQAGIASAEPVRGAEAESAVRVFGAPDVNALFPELGVAVVDVAPDQREALVTAAQQEPAVIAAEPERLVYISTITDRTPEVTGYYPTYRSDEDVLERHTTAAMAVSLGPAWDETEHTWGLQAVRANHSPLTGQGVGVAVLDTGVDTAHPDLTAHIAGTASFVPGQSAQDGNGHGTHCIGTAAGPAQPQHGPRYGVAPEAQILAGKVLSNQGSGSDGQILAGIAWALSQGAKVISMSLGAPVGAGQLFSPVFESLAKRVITAGTLIVAAAGNDGGPVNHPANCPSILAVAALGKALDVAPFSCRGQGLVGAEINIAAPGVDVRSAWPMPQVYNTISGTSMATPHIAGIVALLAQGAPEATASELSKRLLSGAYRLAQPPASVGAGLGQTP, translated from the coding sequence ATGACGAACGAATCATTCGACCGCCGTGCGGGCGAGGGGCAGTTCGGACTCTACGACCAGAGCGTCCGCAAGCGTGAGAACGCCTACACGGGGAAGTACCTCGTACTTCTCGACTGCCAGGAGGAGGAGCGCGGCATGGCGGCGCTGCGCTCCCAGGCCGGCATCGCGAGCGCGGAACCGGTGCGTGGTGCCGAGGCGGAGAGCGCCGTGCGCGTCTTCGGGGCGCCGGACGTGAACGCGCTCTTCCCGGAGTTGGGCGTCGCCGTCGTCGACGTGGCACCGGACCAACGGGAGGCGCTGGTGACGGCCGCTCAGCAGGAACCGGCGGTCATCGCCGCGGAGCCGGAGCGCCTGGTCTACATATCGACCATCACGGACCGTACACCGGAGGTGACGGGGTACTACCCCACGTACCGCAGCGACGAGGACGTCCTGGAGCGGCACACCACGGCGGCGATGGCCGTCTCGCTGGGCCCGGCCTGGGACGAGACCGAGCACACGTGGGGCCTACAGGCGGTACGGGCCAACCACTCTCCCCTGACGGGGCAGGGCGTCGGGGTCGCGGTGCTCGACACCGGAGTGGACACCGCACACCCCGACCTGACCGCGCACATCGCCGGTACCGCGTCCTTCGTGCCGGGGCAGTCCGCGCAGGACGGCAACGGCCACGGCACCCACTGCATCGGCACGGCGGCCGGGCCGGCGCAGCCGCAGCACGGGCCGCGCTACGGCGTCGCTCCCGAGGCGCAGATCCTGGCGGGCAAGGTGCTCAGCAACCAGGGCAGCGGGAGCGACGGTCAGATCCTCGCGGGGATCGCCTGGGCGCTCTCCCAGGGGGCGAAGGTGATCTCCATGTCACTGGGCGCCCCGGTCGGCGCCGGGCAGCTGTTCTCACCGGTCTTCGAGAGCCTCGCCAAGCGGGTCATCACCGCGGGCACGCTGATCGTCGCGGCGGCGGGCAACGACGGCGGGCCGGTCAACCACCCGGCCAACTGTCCCTCGATCCTGGCTGTCGCGGCTCTGGGCAAGGCGCTGGACGTGGCACCGTTCTCCTGCCGGGGCCAGGGTCTCGTCGGTGCCGAGATCAACATCGCGGCGCCCGGGGTCGATGTGCGCTCCGCCTGGCCGATGCCCCAGGTCTACAACACGATCAGCGGGACCAGTATGGCCACCCCGCACATCGCGGGTATCGTCGCGCTGCTGGCCCAGGGGGCGCCGGAGGCCACGGCGTCCGAACTGAGCAAGCGCCTGCTCTCCGGCGCGTACCGGCTCGCACAGCCTCCCGCGAGCGTCGGTGCGGGTCTGGGACAGACTCCGTGA
- a CDS encoding DJ-1/PfpI family protein, with translation MTDSTRTAHSTRHSTTRRNVLRGTVATAALAATTTAPAGPAHAAPQAGGGPRIGVLLYDGFSLLDPTGPAEVLSRLPGATVTMIAERRGAVRTDTGDVALVAERSLDEVDRLDVLLVPGAGNRGTVAAMNNRTLLDWIRRIHRHTRWTTSVCTGSIVLAAAGLLDGRRATTYWASAGYLESTFDVTYLPRRYVRSGKIITAAGVSAGIDMALYLASLLAGPDTAKAAQLAIEYDPRPPYDAGDATRADARLKERALRLLEESQG, from the coding sequence ATGACCGACAGCACGCGCACAGCGCACAGCACGCGGCACTCGACGACCCGTAGGAACGTCCTGCGCGGGACCGTGGCCACCGCCGCCCTCGCGGCCACGACGACGGCCCCGGCCGGACCGGCACACGCCGCGCCGCAGGCCGGCGGCGGCCCGCGGATCGGCGTACTCCTCTACGACGGCTTCAGCCTGCTGGACCCCACCGGCCCCGCGGAGGTCCTGTCCCGGCTGCCCGGCGCCACCGTGACCATGATCGCCGAGCGGCGCGGCGCGGTCCGCACGGACACCGGGGACGTGGCCCTGGTCGCCGAGCGGTCCCTCGACGAGGTGGACCGCCTCGACGTCCTGCTCGTCCCGGGCGCGGGCAACCGCGGCACCGTGGCGGCGATGAACAACCGGACGCTCCTGGACTGGATCCGCCGGATCCACCGGCACACCCGGTGGACGACCTCGGTGTGCACCGGGAGCATCGTCCTGGCCGCCGCGGGACTGCTGGACGGGCGGCGGGCGACGACCTACTGGGCCTCCGCCGGGTACCTGGAGTCCACGTTCGACGTGACCTACCTGCCCCGCCGCTACGTGCGCTCCGGGAAGATCATCACCGCGGCCGGGGTGTCGGCGGGCATCGACATGGCCCTGTACCTGGCGTCCCTGCTCGCCGGCCCCGACACCGCGAAGGCGGCCCAGCTCGCCATCGAGTACGACCCGCGGCCCCCCTACGACGCGGGCGACGCCACCCGGGCCGACGCCCGGCTGAAGGAGCGGGCCCTGAGACTGCTGGAGGAGTCGCAGGGGTAG
- the metE gene encoding 5-methyltetrahydropteroyltriglutamate--homocysteine S-methyltransferase, with translation MTAESAAAAVQATVYGYPRQGPNRELKKAIEGYWQGRVTADALRRTAAGLRRSTWRHLADAGLGEVPTGDFSYYDHVLDTTVMVGAIPDRHRAAVQEDALQGYFAMARGTQEAAPLEMTKWFDTNYHYLVPELGPDTVFAADSGKQTAELREALALGHTPRPVLVGPVTYLLLAKPAPGVAVDFQPLTLLDRLLPVYAEVLADLRAAGAEWVQLDEPALVQDRTPAELNAAARAYRDLGRLADRPKLLVASYFDRLGEALPVLAKAPVDGLALDFTGPAAANLDDLAAAGGLPGKRLVAGVVDGRNVWVNDLKNSLTTLATLLGLADRVDVAASCSLLHVPLDAAVERDIEPQILRWLAFARQKTAEIVTLSRALAQGADTIAAELAANRADLASRAGSPITHDPAVRARASAVTAADTRRSQPYPRRSAAQRAHLRLPLLPTTTIGSFPQTGELRTARADVRAGRTDEETYERRIEAEIREVIAFQEKTGLDVLVHGEPERNDMVQYFAEQLTGYLATRHGWVQSYGTRYVRPPILAGDISRPEPMTVRWTRYAQSLTDRPVKGMLTGPVTMLAWSFVRDDQPLAETARQVALALRDEVNDLEAAGTSVIQVDEPALRETLPLRAADRPAYLAWATEAFRLTTAGVRPDTQIHTHMCYAEFGDIVQAIDDLDADVISLEAARSHMRVARELARHGYPREAGPGVYDIHSPRIPATAEAAALLRAGLEALPAERLWVNPDCGLKTRTWPEVRASLENLVAAAREVRGALPSETP, from the coding sequence GTGACAGCCGAGTCCGCAGCCGCGGCAGTACAAGCCACCGTGTACGGCTACCCCCGCCAGGGACCGAACCGGGAACTGAAGAAGGCGATCGAGGGCTACTGGCAGGGCCGGGTCACCGCCGATGCCCTCCGGCGCACGGCCGCCGGCCTGCGCCGCTCCACCTGGCGGCACCTGGCCGACGCCGGTCTGGGCGAGGTGCCGACCGGTGACTTCTCGTACTACGACCACGTCCTGGACACCACCGTCATGGTCGGTGCGATCCCCGACCGCCACCGCGCCGCGGTCCAGGAGGACGCCCTGCAAGGCTACTTCGCCATGGCCCGCGGCACCCAGGAGGCGGCGCCGCTGGAGATGACCAAGTGGTTCGACACCAACTACCATTACCTGGTACCCGAGTTGGGGCCGGACACCGTCTTCGCGGCCGACTCCGGCAAGCAGACCGCCGAACTGCGCGAGGCCCTCGCCCTCGGCCACACCCCGCGGCCCGTCCTGGTCGGCCCGGTCACCTACCTGCTGCTGGCCAAGCCCGCCCCCGGCGTCGCGGTGGACTTCCAGCCGCTCACCCTGCTGGACCGGCTGCTGCCCGTGTACGCCGAGGTGCTGGCCGACCTGCGGGCCGCGGGCGCGGAGTGGGTGCAGCTGGACGAGCCCGCCCTGGTCCAGGACCGCACCCCGGCCGAGCTGAACGCCGCCGCCCGCGCCTACCGCGACCTCGGCCGACTCGCCGACCGACCGAAGCTGCTGGTGGCCTCGTACTTCGACCGGCTCGGCGAGGCGCTGCCCGTGCTGGCGAAGGCCCCGGTGGACGGGCTCGCCCTGGACTTCACCGGCCCGGCCGCCGCCAACCTCGACGATCTCGCCGCGGCCGGCGGTCTGCCCGGCAAGCGGCTGGTCGCCGGTGTCGTGGACGGGCGCAACGTCTGGGTCAACGACCTGAAGAACTCGCTGACCACGCTGGCCACCCTCCTCGGCCTCGCCGACCGGGTCGACGTGGCCGCCTCCTGCTCCCTGCTGCACGTCCCGCTCGACGCCGCGGTCGAGCGGGACATCGAGCCGCAGATCCTGCGCTGGCTGGCGTTCGCCCGGCAGAAGACCGCGGAGATCGTCACGCTCTCCCGCGCCCTGGCGCAGGGCGCGGACACGATCGCGGCGGAGCTGGCCGCGAACCGCGCCGATCTGGCCTCCCGCGCGGGCTCGCCCATCACGCACGACCCGGCGGTACGGGCCCGGGCGTCCGCCGTCACCGCCGCCGACACCCGCCGCTCCCAGCCGTACCCGCGACGCTCGGCCGCCCAGCGCGCGCACCTGCGCCTGCCTCTGCTGCCGACGACCACCATCGGCTCCTTCCCCCAGACCGGAGAACTGCGCACCGCCCGCGCCGACGTACGGGCCGGAAGGACCGACGAGGAGACGTACGAGCGGCGCATCGAGGCCGAGATCCGCGAGGTGATCGCCTTCCAGGAGAAGACCGGCCTCGACGTGCTCGTGCACGGCGAGCCCGAACGCAACGACATGGTCCAGTACTTCGCCGAACAGCTCACCGGCTACCTCGCCACCCGGCACGGCTGGGTCCAGTCCTACGGCACCCGCTACGTCCGCCCGCCGATCCTGGCCGGCGACATCTCACGGCCGGAGCCGATGACGGTGCGCTGGACGAGGTACGCCCAGTCCCTCACCGACCGGCCGGTCAAGGGCATGCTCACCGGGCCGGTCACCATGCTCGCGTGGTCCTTCGTCCGCGACGACCAGCCCCTCGCCGAGACCGCCCGCCAGGTCGCCCTCGCCCTGCGCGACGAGGTGAACGACCTGGAAGCGGCGGGCACTTCGGTCATCCAGGTCGACGAGCCCGCCCTGCGCGAGACGCTTCCGCTGCGCGCCGCCGACCGGCCCGCCTACCTGGCCTGGGCCACCGAGGCGTTCCGGCTGACCACGGCCGGCGTGCGACCGGACACACAGATCCACACCCACATGTGCTACGCCGAGTTCGGGGACATCGTCCAGGCCATCGACGACCTCGACGCCGACGTCATCAGCCTGGAAGCGGCCCGCTCCCATATGCGGGTGGCCCGCGAACTGGCCCGGCACGGGTACCCGCGGGAGGCGGGACCGGGGGTGTACGACATCCACTCCCCGCGCATCCCGGCCACCGCCGAGGCGGCGG
- a CDS encoding TetR/AcrR family transcriptional regulator, with product MTGPRTSGKKRANGVESRQRILDAAVAIAGERGYDGTSIAAVSARCGLPASSIYWHFRDKDDLIAAVIERSFETWLAAVELPGEEAGTPLDRAVIMAANVAKSLVNEPDFLRLGLMLALERRPEEPRSRTVFFQVRHIARQRIEEVVRFVLPQLDDDAVRFLTTYAIAGADGLFVQREFNGDSVDLVEMFQFHARLVYETGLRMAAESAR from the coding sequence ATGACCGGGCCGCGGACGAGTGGCAAGAAGCGCGCCAACGGCGTGGAGTCGCGGCAGCGCATCCTCGACGCGGCGGTGGCCATCGCGGGCGAACGCGGGTACGACGGCACGTCGATCGCGGCGGTCAGCGCCCGGTGCGGCCTTCCGGCCAGCTCGATCTACTGGCACTTCAGGGACAAGGACGACCTGATCGCCGCGGTCATCGAGCGCAGCTTCGAGACCTGGCTCGCGGCCGTCGAACTGCCCGGCGAGGAGGCCGGCACTCCCCTGGACCGAGCCGTGATCATGGCGGCGAACGTGGCCAAGTCCCTGGTGAACGAGCCGGACTTCCTGCGTCTCGGCCTCATGCTCGCCCTGGAGCGGCGGCCCGAGGAACCCCGGAGCCGGACGGTGTTCTTCCAGGTCCGGCACATCGCCCGGCAGCGGATCGAGGAAGTCGTCCGGTTCGTGCTGCCGCAGTTGGACGACGACGCGGTGCGCTTCCTCACCACCTATGCCATCGCCGGGGCCGACGGGCTCTTCGTCCAGCGGGAGTTCAACGGCGACAGCGTCGATCTGGTGGAGATGTTCCAGTTCCACGCGCGGCTGGTGTACGAGACGGGCCTGCGCATGGCCGCGGAGAGCGCGCGATGA
- a CDS encoding endonuclease: protein MITVEHVPQAETDYLAQLEKAAKRFGDRSPQREETLHTLESRGVLYADEPGRVQKRLARLNADWSLAKAIEQIPTQPATTTGSTLSLSPDAFGADLLGLERLMGRNNLTGVAFLEGGYLAARSVGRISVRAPEGGHHGTGFLVSPSLLLTNNHVLRSPEEAGHAVVEFDFQAGLDGHPLVPVTFRIDPHGFFATDRELDFTVVAVAEHNQEGARLADFGWLPLDGAQGKAILGEFVNIIQHPNGEPKQLALRENQIVDLLDRFVHYVTDTAPGSSGSPVFNDQWEVVALHHSAVPETGPDGLPLATDGTPWRPGMGEHRLAWKANEGVRVSRVLQALSRLTLTGNAARLRDELFRPPDRPGREGALPTPTHPGPDGPTPDGSAPPASGPAVGITVPLRITVGVDAPAPGQRGPDRFAGPRVTAVTADGAVPAPPGRAAAGSAVADAVARDLDAALLNLRLGEARAYYVPDDDRAARDAYYAHVDADSYGEPLRQALTALLEDTHGPRPSYRPARMLYPWVDLHPDRLLRSVYSGKTFTAEELIRADAAAEASRLRGMQEFLLRESTASADELAGELDALEASLPFNCEHVVPQSWFGKREPMRGDLHHLFACEPACNSFRGNYPYMDFPGFEEAVRDDCGMREKSGFEPEHSKGAVARATLYFLLRYPGLVGDRAREFPEERLPILLAWHENEPVTEYELHRNAAIAGIQGNRNPLIDHPEWARSIDFSGVWP, encoded by the coding sequence ATGATCACCGTGGAACACGTTCCCCAGGCGGAAACGGATTACCTGGCACAGCTGGAGAAGGCCGCGAAACGCTTCGGCGACCGGTCCCCGCAGCGGGAGGAGACCCTCCACACCCTTGAGAGCCGGGGCGTGCTGTACGCCGACGAACCCGGTCGGGTGCAGAAGCGACTGGCCCGGCTGAACGCCGACTGGTCGCTCGCCAAGGCGATCGAGCAGATACCGACGCAGCCCGCCACGACGACCGGCAGCACGTTGTCGCTGTCACCGGACGCGTTCGGCGCCGATCTCCTCGGCCTGGAACGCCTCATGGGACGCAACAACCTCACCGGAGTGGCCTTCCTGGAGGGCGGGTATCTGGCCGCCCGGTCGGTCGGGCGGATCTCCGTCCGCGCACCGGAGGGCGGACATCACGGCACCGGTTTCCTGGTGTCCCCCTCCCTCCTCCTCACCAACAACCACGTACTGCGCAGCCCGGAGGAAGCGGGCCACGCCGTCGTCGAGTTCGACTTCCAGGCGGGCCTGGACGGGCACCCCCTGGTCCCGGTGACCTTCCGCATCGACCCCCACGGTTTCTTCGCCACCGACCGTGAGCTGGACTTCACCGTCGTCGCGGTGGCCGAACACAACCAAGAGGGCGCGCGGCTCGCCGACTTCGGCTGGCTGCCGCTGGACGGGGCCCAAGGCAAGGCCATCCTCGGCGAGTTCGTCAACATCATCCAGCACCCCAACGGCGAGCCCAAGCAACTCGCCCTGCGTGAGAACCAGATCGTCGACCTGCTGGACCGGTTCGTCCACTACGTGACCGACACCGCGCCGGGTTCTTCCGGGTCCCCCGTCTTCAACGACCAGTGGGAAGTCGTCGCGCTGCACCACTCGGCCGTACCGGAGACCGGTCCCGACGGCCTCCCCCTGGCCACCGACGGAACGCCCTGGCGGCCGGGGATGGGCGAGCACCGCCTGGCGTGGAAGGCCAACGAAGGAGTGCGCGTCAGCCGCGTGCTGCAAGCGCTGAGCCGGCTCACGCTGACCGGGAACGCGGCCCGGCTGCGCGACGAACTGTTCCGGCCACCGGACCGGCCGGGCCGCGAGGGCGCACTCCCGACGCCGACGCACCCGGGGCCGGACGGACCCACGCCGGACGGTTCCGCACCGCCCGCCTCCGGTCCCGCCGTCGGCATCACCGTGCCGCTCCGGATCACCGTGGGCGTCGACGCGCCGGCGCCCGGACAGCGCGGCCCCGACCGGTTCGCCGGCCCCCGGGTGACCGCGGTGACCGCCGACGGCGCCGTCCCCGCCCCGCCGGGGCGGGCGGCGGCAGGCTCCGCCGTCGCCGACGCCGTCGCGCGGGACCTGGACGCCGCCCTGCTCAACCTCCGGCTCGGGGAGGCACGCGCCTACTACGTCCCCGACGACGACCGCGCCGCGCGGGACGCCTACTACGCGCACGTCGACGCCGACTCGTACGGCGAGCCGCTGCGGCAGGCGCTGACCGCCCTGCTGGAGGACACCCACGGGCCCCGCCCCTCCTACAGACCGGCGCGCATGCTCTACCCGTGGGTCGACCTCCACCCCGACCGCCTCCTGCGCAGCGTCTACTCGGGGAAGACCTTCACCGCGGAGGAACTCATCCGCGCCGACGCCGCCGCCGAGGCGTCCCGGCTCCGGGGCATGCAGGAGTTCCTGCTGCGGGAGAGCACGGCGAGCGCGGACGAGCTCGCCGGGGAACTGGACGCCCTGGAGGCGTCGTTGCCGTTCAACTGCGAGCACGTCGTCCCGCAGTCCTGGTTCGGCAAGCGGGAGCCCATGCGCGGTGACCTGCACCATCTGTTCGCGTGCGAACCGGCGTGCAACAGCTTCCGCGGGAACTACCCCTACATGGACTTCCCCGGCTTCGAGGAGGCCGTCCGGGACGACTGCGGCATGCGCGAGAAGAGCGGGTTCGAACCGGAGCACAGCAAGGGAGCCGTCGCCAGAGCCACCCTGTACTTCCTGCTGCGGTACCCCGGCCTCGTCGGGGACAGGGCGCGGGAGTTCCCCGAGGAGCGGCTGCCCATCCTTTTGGCCTGGCACGAGAACGAACCCGTGACCGAGTACGAGCTGCACCGCAACGCGGCCATCGCCGGGATACAAGGAAACCGCAACCCCCTGATAGACCACCCCGAGTGGGCCCGGAGCATCGACTTCTCCGGCGTCTGGCCCTGA
- a CDS encoding GlxA family transcriptional regulator has product MLIVAYDNAQILDIACPSSALDIANRYGAAPPYAVELATLGRRAARSSAGILVGAGQDLNTVTGPLDTLIVVGGVGCEDAAANEPLLRQVRRLAARSRRVASVCTGAYVLAAAGLLDHRRVTTHWGWGERLAERHPAVAVDVRPLCIRDGNVYTSAGVTSALDLALSLIEDDHGPTLARAVARELVTPLHRPADQAQISVFLAAPPPQDRLVRDLMGYVSGHLAEDLAPAALARRAGISTRHLTRLFTAHLGTTPARAVRKARTEAAAQLARSSGLPLAAIARRCGFGSAQTLRQAFLDHYGVTGDTMRRMPDMPPPLAASGQQTPGHDRQHAHSAQHAALDDP; this is encoded by the coding sequence GTGCTCATCGTCGCCTACGACAACGCGCAGATCCTCGACATCGCCTGTCCCAGCAGCGCCTTGGACATCGCCAACCGCTACGGCGCGGCGCCGCCGTACGCCGTCGAGCTCGCGACCCTCGGCCGCCGGGCCGCCCGCAGCTCGGCGGGGATCCTGGTGGGCGCCGGACAGGACCTGAACACGGTGACGGGTCCGCTGGACACGCTGATCGTCGTGGGCGGCGTCGGCTGCGAGGACGCGGCGGCGAACGAACCGCTCCTGCGCCAGGTGCGCCGGCTGGCCGCCCGCAGCCGGCGGGTGGCGTCCGTCTGCACGGGCGCCTATGTGCTGGCCGCGGCCGGCCTGCTGGACCACAGACGGGTGACGACGCACTGGGGCTGGGGCGAACGGCTCGCCGAACGCCACCCCGCCGTGGCCGTGGACGTGCGCCCCCTGTGCATCCGTGACGGCAACGTCTACACCTCCGCCGGCGTCACCAGCGCGCTGGACCTGGCCCTGTCGCTGATCGAGGACGACCACGGGCCGACGCTGGCCCGCGCCGTCGCCCGGGAACTCGTCACCCCGCTGCACCGCCCCGCCGACCAGGCGCAGATATCGGTGTTCCTGGCCGCCCCGCCACCCCAGGACCGGCTGGTCCGGGACCTGATGGGCTATGTCTCCGGCCACCTGGCCGAGGACCTCGCGCCCGCCGCCCTGGCCCGCCGGGCGGGGATCAGCACCCGCCATCTGACCCGCCTGTTCACCGCCCACCTCGGCACGACCCCGGCCCGGGCGGTACGCAAGGCGCGCACCGAGGCGGCGGCGCAACTCGCGCGGTCCAGCGGGCTTCCGCTCGCGGCGATCGCCCGCCGCTGCGGGTTCGGGTCGGCACAGACCCTGCGGCAGGCGTTCCTGGACCACTACGGGGTCACGGGGGACACGATGCGCAGGATGCCGGACATGCCACCGCCCCTCGCCGCTTCCGGGCAGCAGACTCCGGGACATGACCGACAGCACGCGCACAGCGCACAGCACGCGGCACTCGACGACCCGTAG
- a CDS encoding cold-shock protein, translating to MVAGRVVRFDSSRGYGFVAPEGGGEDVFLHVNDLLVPEEYVRPGLVVEFDVENGERGPKASNIRLAEGVEPGVPRRPGAAARTAPLDESGQPMCDVLSAAEYRREVTELLLNASPLLTAEQILGIRAALVKFSESHGWVED from the coding sequence ATGGTTGCGGGTCGTGTCGTCCGTTTCGACAGTTCACGAGGTTACGGGTTCGTCGCGCCGGAAGGCGGTGGAGAGGACGTCTTCCTGCACGTGAACGATCTGCTGGTCCCCGAGGAGTACGTGCGCCCGGGGCTGGTCGTGGAATTCGACGTGGAGAACGGCGAGCGGGGGCCGAAGGCGTCGAACATCCGACTCGCCGAGGGCGTCGAGCCCGGTGTGCCGCGGCGGCCGGGCGCGGCGGCGCGGACGGCGCCGCTGGACGAGTCCGGCCAGCCGATGTGCGACGTGCTCAGCGCCGCGGAGTACCGGCGCGAGGTGACGGAGCTGCTGCTGAACGCGAGCCCGCTGCTGACCGCGGAGCAGATCCTCGGCATCCGCGCCGCGCTGGTGAAGTTCAGCGAGAGCCACGGCTGGGTCGAGGACTGA
- a CDS encoding ABC transporter ATP-binding protein, which yields MKRFFGRVRMAEPEVSDAERELFGGPLRYDMGWSEHERAWLDLTMMSALRSMPRLVGTTLRMAWQADRRALLTVAVSEVGQGAAAAVGLLAVNAVMHALLGSGTPGQRLHAILPGLLAAAGAAVVNSGLAGWSTSRAGRLEPLVERIATTRYLAAAASVELEAIEDPEFRRLIDVAQYGAGSARRMISACVAALNGTISLFSTAGVLTILHPVLLPMLLLIAAPRGWGAMRVAQERYVSVMSWVEHVRAGRLIGNLLTERTAAQEVRIHAVGPFLLSRYERMAESAEAEQERLAVGKAVTEWVAAALSGLAMAATYGAMFWLIMSGHMGLAVAGTAVIAVRSGSASLGGLVMNVNQLHEESLYVRDHARFLEEAARRTIPRGGDPVPARVRQVVLDKVSYRYPDRETPALDEVSLTLPMGSVTAVVGENGSGKSTLMKVLSGLLLPQTGRVLWGGADLASLDRAEVFDRVSLLTQDFQRWPVTAALNIRIGRPAREAGPEDLRPSVDYAGAGPVVAKLPDGLRSLLARMFRGASELSGGEWQKIGLARTHWRDSTSDADGVLIVDEPTSALDPEAEIAAFDSIRRLAAPNRAVVLVTHRMSGVRHADRILVLHHGRLVEHGSHDDLMAARGRYAAMFDAQAAQYAPAGTVPRPGSPAVTDSA from the coding sequence GTGAAGAGGTTCTTCGGGCGCGTGCGGATGGCCGAGCCGGAGGTCTCCGACGCCGAGCGGGAGCTCTTCGGCGGTCCTCTGCGCTACGACATGGGCTGGTCGGAACATGAGCGTGCCTGGCTCGACCTGACGATGATGTCGGCTCTGCGCTCCATGCCGAGGCTGGTCGGGACGACGTTGCGGATGGCGTGGCAGGCCGACCGCCGCGCTCTGCTCACGGTCGCCGTCAGCGAGGTCGGGCAGGGTGCCGCAGCGGCGGTCGGGCTGCTCGCGGTGAACGCCGTGATGCACGCCCTGCTCGGCTCGGGCACCCCCGGCCAGCGGCTGCACGCGATCCTGCCCGGACTGCTCGCCGCCGCCGGAGCCGCCGTGGTCAACTCCGGTCTGGCCGGCTGGTCCACCTCGCGGGCGGGCCGGCTGGAGCCGTTGGTGGAACGGATCGCCACGACGCGGTACCTGGCCGCCGCCGCGTCCGTCGAGCTGGAGGCCATCGAGGACCCGGAGTTCCGGCGGCTGATCGACGTCGCCCAGTACGGCGCCGGTTCCGCCCGTCGCATGATCAGCGCCTGCGTGGCCGCCTTGAACGGGACCATCTCCCTTTTCTCCACGGCCGGTGTGCTCACCATCCTCCACCCGGTGCTGCTGCCGATGCTGCTCCTGATCGCGGCGCCGCGCGGCTGGGGCGCGATGCGGGTGGCGCAGGAACGGTATGTGTCGGTGATGAGCTGGGTCGAGCATGTGCGGGCCGGCCGCCTCATCGGCAACCTGCTCACGGAGCGCACCGCGGCACAGGAGGTGCGCATCCACGCCGTCGGGCCGTTCCTGCTCAGCCGCTACGAGCGGATGGCGGAGAGCGCCGAGGCGGAGCAGGAGCGGCTGGCCGTCGGCAAGGCCGTCACGGAGTGGGTGGCAGCCGCGCTGTCCGGCCTCGCCATGGCGGCGACGTACGGGGCCATGTTCTGGCTGATCATGAGCGGGCACATGGGTCTGGCCGTGGCCGGGACCGCCGTCATCGCCGTCCGGTCCGGCTCGGCGAGCCTGGGCGGGCTGGTGATGAACGTGAACCAGCTGCACGAGGAGTCCCTCTACGTCCGCGACCACGCCCGGTTCCTGGAGGAGGCGGCGCGGCGCACCATTCCCCGCGGGGGTGATCCCGTCCCGGCACGGGTGCGGCAGGTCGTCCTGGACAAGGTGAGCTACCGCTACCCGGACCGGGAAACCCCCGCCCTGGACGAGGTGTCCCTCACGCTGCCCATGGGCTCGGTCACCGCCGTGGTCGGCGAGAACGGCTCCGGCAAGAGCACCCTGATGAAGGTGCTGTCGGGTTTGCTGCTGCCGCAGACCGGGCGGGTGCTGTGGGGCGGGGCCGACCTCGCCTCCCTGGACCGCGCCGAGGTCTTCGACCGCGTCTCGCTGCTCACCCAGGACTTCCAACGCTGGCCGGTGACAGCGGCGCTGAACATCCGGATCGGCCGGCCCGCACGGGAGGCCGGCCCCGAGGACCTGCGGCCGTCCGTCGACTACGCGGGCGCCGGACCGGTCGTCGCGAAACTTCCCGACGGCCTGCGCAGCCTGCTGGCCCGGATGTTCCGGGGCGCGAGCGAACTGTCCGGCGGCGAGTGGCAGAAGATCGGCCTCGCCCGGACCCACTGGCGCGACTCCACCTCCGATGCCGACGGTGTGCTCATCGTGGACGAGCCCACCTCCGCCCTCGACCCGGAAGCGGAGATCGCGGCCTTCGACAGCATCCGCCGGCTCGCCGCCCCGAACCGGGCCGTCGTCCTGGTCACCCACCGCATGTCCGGTGTCCGCCATGCCGACCGCATCCTCGTCCTGCACCACGGACGGCTCGTCGAGCACGGCAGCCACGACGACCTCATGGCCGCCCGAGGGCGCTACGCCGCGATGTTCGACGCGCAGGCCGCCCAGTACGCCCCCGCGGGCACCGTCCCCCGCCCCGGCTCCCCGGCCGTCACGGATTCCGCATGA